In Neofelis nebulosa isolate mNeoNeb1 chromosome 7, mNeoNeb1.pri, whole genome shotgun sequence, the following proteins share a genomic window:
- the LOC131517864 gene encoding histidine-rich glycoprotein-like, with translation MLVLSERCSRLPGPQLCCPHPQTNLHHRPCPHPASESLCAPLTALMATQVCGTHGHTHGHMHTCAHVQAYMCMHVGTCTHTDIDTWTHPHAHRHTCACTWVLTHTRAQTHGLTHIHTHASLYVHAHGYLHVHRHGHTDTQTHGHTHMHTGTHVHAHGYLHTGTDTWTHTHAHTCTHRHGHMDIHTCTHMHTQAQTHGHTHAHMHTHRHMDTHTCTQAHTCMHMGTYTCTGTETWTHRHTHAHPCRHVNTHTGNTHVHGHRHSCTVRGCKYTCIYTHGRRRGGTCIHTQRCTGIWTCTHIHTSTHPYMWTHADTCTHRYTRIHTVTDTLTCAHEVTRCLRQALPPSPVTSLSAGLHAHALLILLSQLGGVSMGWPSLGTDHSHRWQAQGQRKPLPCPGTHG, from the exons ATGCTCGTCCTGAGTGAGCGATGCTCTCGCCTACCGGGGCCACAGCTGTGCTGTCCTCACCCCCAGACCAACCTCCACcaccgcccctgcccccacccagcctctGAAAGTCTCTGTGCTCCTCTCACTGCTCTCATGGCCACCCAGGTGTGTggcacacacggacacacacacggacacatgcacacatgcgcacacgTGCAGGCTTATATGTGCATGCACGTGGGTACCTGCACACATACAGACATAGACACATGGACACACCcgcatgcacacaggcacacatgtgcatgcacatgggTACTTACACACACACGGGCACAGACACATggactcacacacatacacacac atgcaagctTATACGTGCATGCACACGGGTACTTACACGTGCACAGGCACGGACAcacggacacacagacacatggacacacacacatgcacacaggcacacacgtgcatgcacatggGTACTTACACACAGGCACGGACACATGGACAcatacgcatgcacacacatgcacacacaggcacggACACATggacatacacacatgcacacacatgcacacacaggcacagacacatggacacacacatgcacacatgcacacacacagacacatggacacacacacatgcacacaggcacacacgtgcatgcacatggGTACTTACACATGCACAGGCACAGAAAcatggacacacagacacacacatgcacacccatgcagacatgtaaacacacacacagggaacacACATGTACATGGACACAGGCACTCATGCACTGTACGTGGGTGcaaatacacatgcatatacacccATGGACGTAGACGTGGAGGAacttgcatacacacacagagatgcaCAGGGATAtggacatgcacacacatacatacgagCACACACCCATACATGTGGACACAcgcagacacatgcacacataggtacacacgcatacacacagtCACAGATACGCTGACGTGCGCACACGAGGTCACTCGGTGCCTCAGGCAGGCGCTTCCGCCCTCTCCAGTCACGTCACTTTCTGCAGGTCTTCATGCCCACGCTCTGCTCATCCTTCTGTCTCAGCTCGGAGGTGTGTCCATGGGCTGGCCCAGCCTGGGCACTGACCATAGCCACCGTTGGCAGGCCCAGGGCCAAAGGAAGCCCCTGCCATGCCCAGGCACCCACGGGTGA